One genomic window of Spirochaetota bacterium includes the following:
- a CDS encoding OmpA family protein — MKSKGKQKIDLSGILTAKNIVIASVVFAALIVGAVSFQVITQKMMFQTPMLVEAKPVITFVSGNAFVRKRPSSAWELAMIGRELKKGYEVKTESDSRMDIRFHAGTAATITENSIVKIDDLTVKRLSLELSRGAFFAKFEKLFNSHDLQVITPAAIAAVRGTELGFEVNEEQPKKEEKKEKNTAGTNEMTNAAERSYATTVYALSGITEVHNPRFQEKKMLLSYQNRITVSEDAAPEDAEKMSDDEVDRVRSKMNAIHFNEVLFISDKINFRKGSAEIQSVSFPELDKIGTIIKAKGAKIRIEGHTDSQGDAVFNQSLSIRRAEAIKAYLVEKGINKDRLETVGYGTSMPISDNRTEQGRSMNRRVEFIVVK; from the coding sequence ATGAAAAGCAAAGGAAAACAGAAGATCGATCTTTCGGGGATCCTTACGGCAAAGAACATCGTCATCGCCTCTGTTGTATTCGCAGCGCTCATCGTCGGTGCCGTGAGCTTCCAGGTCATTACACAGAAAATGATGTTCCAGACGCCGATGCTCGTAGAGGCGAAGCCGGTCATCACGTTCGTGAGCGGCAATGCGTTCGTGAGGAAACGCCCGTCCTCGGCGTGGGAGCTGGCGATGATCGGCCGCGAGCTTAAGAAAGGCTATGAGGTGAAGACGGAATCCGACTCGCGGATGGACATCCGCTTCCATGCGGGCACTGCGGCGACCATAACGGAGAACAGTATAGTGAAGATCGATGACCTCACGGTGAAGCGATTGAGCCTTGAACTTTCACGGGGCGCGTTCTTCGCCAAATTCGAGAAGCTCTTCAACAGCCATGATCTTCAGGTCATTACACCGGCGGCTATCGCCGCTGTGCGCGGCACCGAACTCGGTTTCGAGGTGAACGAAGAGCAGCCGAAGAAAGAAGAGAAAAAAGAAAAGAACACCGCGGGAACGAACGAAATGACGAATGCCGCTGAAAGATCGTACGCAACAACGGTGTACGCGCTTTCCGGCATTACCGAGGTGCATAATCCGCGCTTTCAGGAAAAGAAAATGCTCCTCTCGTATCAGAACAGGATAACGGTCAGCGAGGACGCGGCGCCGGAAGATGCCGAAAAGATGTCCGACGATGAGGTGGACCGGGTGCGCTCGAAGATGAACGCCATCCATTTCAATGAAGTACTGTTCATATCGGATAAGATCAATTTCCGCAAAGGGAGCGCCGAAATACAGAGCGTATCTTTCCCCGAGCTTGATAAGATAGGCACCATCATCAAGGCGAAGGGCGCGAAGATACGCATCGAAGGCCACACCGATTCACAGGGCGATGCCGTCTTCAATCAATCGCTTTCAATACGCCGCGCCGAAGCGATAAAGGCGTATCTTGTCGAGAAAGGCATCAATAAGGACCGCCTGGAAACAGTCGGCTACGGCACGAGCATGCCCATTTCCGATAATCGCACCGAGCAGGGGCGATCGATGAACCGCCGCGTGGAGTTCATCGTCGTCAAGTAA
- a CDS encoding substrate-binding domain-containing protein — MNLCFLTSLPSTASLPSLIDLIRGVIDEADANAATVTLIDTAVDDFIRERTYRAFDGVIIVMHWHAMERTVFRRLAARIPLVSTLIDSRDPNGLYVGAAEEDAVSLIVRHLCDEGYTRIGLFTLGMMEPVLARYRGFRRALDANKLPFEERWVFSDVPLYEHYHPLSGTFHRLPAVHPGWRHKDRERLFQAVIAAKSPPEAIVFTNDPVAYHFWEFASGERVRIPRDIAIAGTDGVRSYRHDRERNSLTTVKQNRYGIGRTAVRKLIETIAGKNGERKILLPPRLVIGASTSRASGSSIISERERIANFIHSEYANRDALASIAERFGMKRKYFSKRFRTLFGASITAYLTDLRLRKAAFLLEHSSDAVSAVLAGIGYFQHQRFYAHFKRRFGCTPEAFREHARNRTMPKG, encoded by the coding sequence ATGAACCTCTGCTTTCTCACTTCACTGCCATCAACGGCGTCGCTGCCATCGCTTATCGATCTCATTCGCGGTGTGATCGATGAAGCGGACGCGAATGCGGCCACGGTCACCCTGATCGACACAGCGGTCGATGATTTCATTCGGGAACGGACATACCGCGCGTTCGACGGCGTTATTATCGTCATGCACTGGCATGCCATGGAACGCACGGTGTTCCGTCGGCTTGCTGCGCGCATTCCCCTCGTGAGCACGCTCATAGACAGCCGCGATCCGAACGGCCTGTATGTCGGCGCTGCGGAAGAGGATGCCGTGTCGCTCATCGTACGGCATCTGTGCGATGAGGGCTATACCCGCATCGGGCTGTTCACGCTCGGCATGATGGAACCGGTGCTCGCGCGTTATCGCGGATTTCGCAGAGCACTCGATGCGAACAAGCTTCCCTTTGAAGAGCGCTGGGTGTTCAGCGATGTCCCTCTCTATGAACATTATCATCCGTTAAGCGGGACATTCCATCGTCTGCCTGCCGTGCACCCGGGGTGGCGTCACAAGGACCGCGAACGATTGTTCCAGGCAGTCATCGCCGCGAAATCGCCTCCCGAGGCCATTGTGTTCACGAACGACCCTGTCGCCTATCATTTCTGGGAATTCGCTTCCGGCGAACGGGTGCGCATCCCGCGCGATATCGCCATTGCAGGGACCGACGGCGTACGCTCCTATCGCCATGACCGTGAGCGCAACTCGCTTACCACCGTGAAACAGAACCGCTACGGCATCGGCCGTACCGCGGTGAGAAAGCTTATTGAAACCATAGCGGGAAAGAACGGCGAACGGAAGATACTGCTCCCGCCGCGGCTTGTCATCGGTGCATCCACAAGCCGTGCCAGCGGATCGAGCATCATCTCCGAGCGCGAGCGCATCGCGAATTTCATACACAGCGAGTATGCGAACCGCGATGCCCTCGCATCGATAGCCGAAAGATTCGGCATGAAAAGGAAATACTTCTCAAAACGATTTCGCACCCTGTTCGGCGCGAGCATTACGGCATATCTCACCGATCTGCGATTGAGAAAGGCGGCTTTCCTCCTTGAGCATTCGTCCGACGCCGTCAGTGCTGTTCTTGCTGGTATCGGGTATTTTCAGCATCAGCGTTTCTATGCTCATTTCAAGCGCCGTTTCGGCTGCACACCGGAGGCGTTCCGGGAACATGCGCGAAATCGTACCATGCCGAAGGGGTGA
- a CDS encoding DUF6498-containing protein has protein sequence MADINQALRNIDIRSLLRQRSVWMTILANVAVAAGALVLRMDTLSVIWAFWAESVAIGLLNVIRMLSLKEYDTSGVGGTGMKPPASDGLKIFMAIFFLFHYGFFHVVYAVFLSQALPEIFGGGTVNVYFIAAGALVLFISNLITFAGDSVRRKRENAPPPNIAGMMMTPYARIIPVHLTIILGAFIGIIVGLFSKAAASILLLVLFTALKVGVEVFVRALLDSMKKDPKTAPEKEA, from the coding sequence ATGGCAGACATCAATCAGGCGCTTCGCAATATCGATATCCGCTCGCTTTTAAGACAGCGTTCCGTGTGGATGACGATACTGGCGAATGTCGCCGTTGCCGCCGGTGCGCTCGTGCTCCGCATGGACACGCTTTCGGTGATATGGGCGTTCTGGGCGGAAAGTGTGGCCATCGGCCTTCTGAATGTCATACGCATGCTGTCCCTTAAGGAATACGATACGAGCGGCGTTGGCGGTACGGGAATGAAACCGCCGGCATCCGATGGGCTTAAGATATTCATGGCCATCTTCTTCCTCTTCCATTACGGATTCTTCCACGTGGTATACGCAGTGTTCCTTTCGCAGGCACTTCCTGAGATCTTCGGCGGCGGAACGGTGAACGTTTACTTCATCGCGGCGGGCGCACTTGTTCTTTTTATCAGCAATCTCATCACCTTCGCGGGGGATTCGGTTCGCAGAAAACGGGAGAACGCCCCTCCGCCGAACATCGCCGGCATGATGATGACGCCCTATGCGCGCATCATCCCGGTGCATCTTACGATAATCCTCGGCGCATTCATCGGCATCATCGTCGGGTTATTCTCGAAAGCCGCCGCTTCGATACTGCTGCTTGTGCTCTTCACCGCGCTTAAGGTGGGCGTTGAAGTATTCGTCAGGGCGCTGTTGGACTCGATGAAAAAAGACCCGAAGACCGCACCCGAAAAGGAAGCATGA
- a CDS encoding outer-membrane lipoprotein carrier protein LolA: protein MHALRYIILSAVLSALLFPQPKIAESSEVVNLLVANQQHLSSFRGRFIERNGTTVTKGEVCYKRPNKFMLEYKSPKSVVTGDNGKNQAVVCNGTKLWIYLPRIHVVSEQDVKTEVAGLYTGKGVLRLKEDYYFNFFGKREMEELRAFRATDLTGSEKKTDAVDEYLEQDARQAYHMFLTPKPHLKTTDKAGFTSIHVWIDKSGMILRSLGVSTTRKAVEYVFSDIERNVDINDATFDFLIPDNVQVVRNNLVAPKKKKEDKDKDEEK from the coding sequence GTGCACGCACTACGATACATCATTCTGTCCGCCGTGCTGTCGGCGCTCTTGTTCCCGCAGCCGAAGATAGCGGAAAGCAGCGAGGTCGTGAATTTGCTCGTTGCGAACCAGCAGCACCTTTCCTCGTTCCGCGGCCGTTTCATCGAGCGCAACGGCACGACCGTGACCAAGGGTGAAGTATGCTATAAACGCCCCAATAAATTCATGCTCGAATATAAAAGCCCCAAGTCGGTGGTCACCGGCGATAACGGGAAGAACCAGGCTGTCGTGTGCAATGGTACGAAGCTGTGGATATATCTCCCGCGTATACACGTGGTGAGCGAACAGGATGTCAAGACCGAGGTCGCGGGCCTGTACACCGGCAAGGGCGTTCTTCGCCTGAAAGAGGATTATTATTTCAATTTCTTCGGCAAGCGGGAAATGGAAGAACTTCGCGCGTTCCGCGCAACCGATCTTACCGGCAGCGAAAAGAAGACCGATGCTGTCGACGAATATCTTGAGCAGGACGCCCGGCAGGCCTATCATATGTTCCTGACGCCCAAACCGCATTTAAAGACGACGGACAAGGCGGGCTTCACGAGCATCCATGTATGGATCGATAAGAGCGGCATGATACTGCGCTCACTGGGCGTATCGACGACGCGCAAGGCGGTCGAGTACGTGTTCAGCGATATCGAGCGCAATGTCGACATCAACGACGCGACGTTCGACTTTCTCATACCGGACAATGTGCAGGTGGTGCGCAACAATCTGGTCGCGCCGAAGAAGAAGAAAGAGGATAAAGACAAGGACGAGGAGAAATAA
- a CDS encoding RodZ domain-containing protein yields MESLGTILTRAREQKKWTIEDLHKQTRISKKYLEALEKESYGDIPGDIYVKGFIRNVSIRLGLDADKMVELFTRTKMSEAPAPYEELLKGGSDDKRKYLPWAITVLGAVLLIGITAVIVKMSGSVRMPGATFSDGGSGHEKNIVEDRASVQVRSGDTVFFRPLGVSATIKVLAVGNTVKTLLNEKEVVLAKGNPIMADLNRNSFPDFRMNLVDVIEDVAMIEVEKVEEAMVETTNTFATNAVTQPVDRPEYKTVGDTMYLMENVDKEPLKINLVAKNFVYVRYFVDAEKPQVRSLPSGRTLDLTGTDSIQLTIGNAGSLLVRINGKSVSFGREGDVANKTIKWVKNPDNEMKYHLIVVTTK; encoded by the coding sequence GTGGAATCACTGGGTACGATACTCACGCGTGCGCGCGAGCAGAAGAAATGGACCATCGAGGACCTGCACAAGCAGACGCGCATAAGCAAGAAATATCTTGAGGCGCTCGAGAAGGAAAGTTACGGCGACATTCCGGGCGATATCTACGTCAAAGGGTTCATCAGGAACGTTTCCATACGCCTCGGGCTCGATGCGGACAAGATGGTCGAGCTCTTCACCCGCACGAAGATGTCCGAAGCGCCGGCGCCGTACGAGGAACTCCTCAAGGGCGGATCCGACGACAAACGCAAATATCTCCCCTGGGCCATCACGGTGCTCGGTGCCGTGCTCCTTATCGGCATCACGGCGGTCATCGTCAAGATGTCGGGCTCGGTACGCATGCCGGGGGCGACGTTCTCCGACGGCGGGTCCGGCCATGAAAAGAACATCGTCGAGGACCGTGCATCGGTGCAGGTCCGTTCGGGCGATACCGTGTTCTTCCGGCCACTCGGTGTTTCAGCGACCATTAAAGTGCTCGCCGTCGGCAATACGGTAAAAACGCTCCTCAATGAAAAAGAGGTGGTGCTCGCAAAAGGCAATCCCATCATGGCGGACCTCAATCGGAACAGCTTCCCGGATTTCCGCATGAACCTCGTTGATGTCATCGAGGATGTCGCCATGATAGAAGTGGAAAAGGTCGAAGAGGCGATGGTCGAAACGACGAACACCTTCGCGACGAACGCCGTCACACAGCCCGTCGATCGACCGGAGTACAAGACCGTCGGCGATACGATGTATCTCATGGAGAACGTCGACAAGGAACCGCTCAAGATAAACCTCGTGGCGAAGAATTTCGTCTATGTACGGTACTTCGTTGATGCGGAGAAACCGCAGGTGCGGTCGCTGCCGTCGGGACGCACGCTCGATCTTACCGGCACGGATTCCATACAGCTTACCATCGGGAATGCAGGCTCGCTCCTCGTACGGATAAACGGCAAAAGCGTATCATTCGGCCGCGAAGGCGATGTGGCGAACAAGACGATCAAATGGGTGAAGAACCCGGACAATGAGATGAAGTACCATCTCATCGTCGTCACCACGAAGTAG
- the argB gene encoding acetylglutamate kinase translates to MERYIEKAKTLVEALPYIRLFNGKTIVIKYGGSAMVEDALRSHVLEDIVLMRLVGINPVVVHGGGKHITELSKRLGIESKFVNGLRVTDSETMMITQMVLAGLINKDIVADIALLGGKACGISGKDGGLIMATKKSDTSGTDYGFVGDIEQVNPELLRILEENSYIPVVSPVGTDDQGDSLNINADVAAARIAEELKAEKIIYLTDVDGILRNKKDPSTLIPVVSASGIETLKREGIIESGMIPKVDACVRALNRGVGKVHIINGTVPHALILEVFTDSGIGTEITQG, encoded by the coding sequence ATGGAACGGTACATAGAAAAGGCGAAGACGCTCGTCGAGGCGCTCCCGTACATACGCCTGTTCAACGGCAAGACCATCGTCATAAAATACGGCGGCTCGGCCATGGTCGAGGACGCGCTCAGAAGTCACGTGCTCGAGGATATCGTCCTCATGCGGCTTGTCGGCATCAATCCTGTCGTGGTCCACGGCGGGGGAAAGCATATCACCGAGCTTTCAAAGCGATTGGGCATCGAAAGCAAATTCGTGAACGGCCTGCGCGTGACCGACAGCGAAACGATGATGATAACGCAGATGGTGCTCGCCGGCCTCATCAACAAGGACATTGTTGCGGACATAGCCCTTCTCGGCGGCAAGGCCTGCGGCATTTCCGGCAAGGACGGCGGGCTTATCATGGCGACGAAAAAATCCGACACGAGCGGCACCGATTACGGCTTCGTCGGTGATATAGAGCAGGTGAACCCCGAGCTTCTGCGCATTCTCGAGGAGAATTCGTATATCCCCGTCGTATCGCCGGTCGGCACGGACGATCAGGGCGATTCGCTCAATATCAATGCCGACGTAGCGGCGGCACGCATCGCCGAGGAATTGAAAGCGGAAAAGATAATCTATCTCACCGATGTCGACGGCATACTCCGCAATAAAAAAGACCCCTCGACGCTCATACCCGTCGTAAGCGCATCCGGGATAGAGACGTTGAAACGCGAGGGCATCATCGAATCCGGTATGATACCGAAGGTGGACGCCTGCGTGCGTGCATTGAACCGCGGCGTGGGGAAAGTGCATATCATCAACGGTACCGTGCCGCATGCGCTTATCCTCGAGGTGTTCACCGACAGCGGTATCGGGACCGAGATAACCCAGGGCTGA
- a CDS encoding MlaD family protein produces the protein MKNEVKVGIFVIAAAVILIAGIIIVGQVRLFKRGYTVAIDFSFLGDLRAGAKVQYRGGFAIGYVDKVEITTNDMVRVTTIIEDTKIPLYQNCKFAIYTVGMGLGEKYILVIPPVGVPGDKLKHGDVVRGNDPLSLEGAISSLSDITKEFSKEEFVGFLKGTLSMFVDLSEIIHESKKSVIVMSKELSLFSADIRIMGDVVVSNKDSINEAIARSTGAIRNMDIALSNATSMVISINRIAKQLDDGKTGIGRLLKDDKIYEDLKISSKNLREFTERIKDNPNLLLFPSDDRRNR, from the coding sequence ATGAAGAACGAAGTAAAGGTCGGTATTTTCGTTATTGCCGCCGCGGTCATTCTCATCGCAGGCATCATCATCGTCGGGCAGGTGAGGCTCTTCAAGCGCGGCTACACGGTAGCGATCGATTTCAGTTTCCTCGGCGATCTGCGCGCCGGCGCGAAAGTGCAGTATCGCGGCGGGTTCGCCATCGGCTACGTGGACAAGGTGGAGATAACTACGAACGATATGGTGCGCGTCACCACTATCATCGAGGACACGAAGATACCGCTGTACCAGAACTGCAAGTTCGCCATCTACACCGTCGGCATGGGGCTCGGTGAAAAATATATCCTCGTCATCCCGCCCGTCGGCGTACCGGGGGATAAGCTCAAGCATGGCGACGTCGTCCGCGGGAACGATCCCCTCTCGCTCGAAGGCGCCATCAGCTCGTTAAGCGATATCACCAAGGAATTCTCCAAAGAGGAATTCGTGGGCTTTCTCAAAGGCACACTCTCGATGTTCGTCGACTTAAGCGAGATAATCCACGAGAGCAAAAAGAGCGTCATCGTGATGTCCAAGGAATTATCGCTCTTCAGCGCGGACATCCGCATCATGGGGGACGTGGTCGTCTCGAACAAGGACTCCATCAATGAGGCGATAGCGCGGAGCACCGGGGCCATACGGAATATGGATATTGCGCTCAGCAATGCGACGTCCATGGTCATATCGATCAATCGCATTGCCAAGCAGCTCGATGACGGCAAGACCGGCATCGGGCGGCTCCTTAAGGACGACAAGATATACGAGGACCTGAAGATATCGTCGAAGAACCTTCGTGAGTTCACCGAACGCATCAAGGATAATCCCAATCTGCTCCTTTTCCCGTCCGACGACCGGCGCAATCGCTGA
- a CDS encoding AraC family transcriptional regulator, with translation MHNLIQIGTARFPRRINQKHTHDTWEIVYYLSGRGVSRTARESIPFSPGTLIAYPPHTEHDELSRGAYASYWMRFHRFTHDCVSTVSDDAHGTYRSLLGIICREYLRRGGRWRMVCDTALDVLLAVLGERVSVPKRPPHVQAMEYAIVDSIHDGDFSARRAFASIGMSQHYLIRSFKRAFGVSPVQYRIDIQMRDAERLLTVTDLSVREIAKQLGFRDAYYFSRLFKRKCGVSPMACRRPSAGKGNANRYGAPA, from the coding sequence ATGCACAATCTCATCCAGATAGGTACGGCGCGCTTCCCGCGGCGTATCAACCAGAAGCATACGCATGACACCTGGGAGATAGTGTATTATCTGTCGGGGAGGGGAGTGTCGAGAACGGCGCGTGAGAGCATCCCTTTCTCTCCCGGAACGCTTATCGCATATCCCCCCCATACTGAGCACGATGAGTTGTCGCGCGGCGCGTATGCGAGCTACTGGATGCGCTTTCACCGTTTCACCCATGATTGCGTCAGTACGGTGTCCGATGACGCGCACGGCACGTATCGTTCGCTCCTCGGCATCATCTGCCGTGAATATCTCAGGAGGGGCGGCCGCTGGCGCATGGTCTGCGACACGGCGCTCGATGTGCTCCTTGCCGTCCTCGGTGAACGCGTTTCCGTGCCGAAACGTCCGCCGCATGTGCAGGCGATGGAATACGCGATAGTCGACAGCATCCATGACGGCGATTTCTCCGCGCGGCGCGCATTCGCATCCATCGGCATGTCGCAGCATTATCTCATCCGCAGCTTCAAGCGCGCGTTCGGCGTATCCCCCGTGCAGTACCGCATTGACATACAGATGCGCGATGCCGAGCGCCTCCTGACGGTGACCGATCTTTCCGTGCGAGAGATCGCAAAGCAGCTCGGCTTTCGCGATGCGTACTATTTCTCACGGCTGTTCAAACGCAAGTGCGGCGTATCGCCGATGGCCTGCCGCCGCCCGTCAGCGGGCAAGGGAAACGCGAACAGATATGGCGCACCGGCGTAG
- a CDS encoding sulfatase, whose amino-acid sequence MNIIVILCDTLRRDHCGPYHHGRPLNEVYSPEAPAWTVPTPHMDALAARGVTFDNCFCGSTPCMPARRDIYTGRYEFLERGWGPLEEDDIDLPRLVSGPPNQSMEVMKKHGHTVSELITDHFHLWEQGAGNYHMGYTGFEFIRGCEADNYRTDPVDFFIPEADRLYKIERHWRNRHFTQTNSDETFTARTFKAAAGWIEHNHSHKDFYLHVDCFNPHEPLDPPEEYVKLFDPNGYSVPGWQSVWPYDLWKGKLTPEQFTSVRARYAAKVVEVDRWLGHFMNAMDRLDLWKNTMVMLTTDHGTFNGDHGRTGKLQTHEFDAVGHIPFICAHPTARGRQSQLVQLVDIFPTVLAAAGKNIPKHIHGVNLMPLFDDAAAKTRPYAVMGQFGKSVSITDGQWILHQSPVAGNKPLNWYGYSLAKFLHCDLGEFKDGKRPVLNERSWDTPTWLSDKTTDMSETVDLAEKEPQRLAAMQRALADFIRSLDLRGDAAREQCERLGITR is encoded by the coding sequence ATGAACATCATCGTCATTCTCTGCGACACGCTTCGGCGCGATCATTGCGGGCCGTACCATCACGGCAGACCGCTCAACGAAGTGTACAGCCCCGAGGCGCCCGCATGGACGGTGCCGACGCCTCATATGGATGCGCTCGCAGCACGCGGCGTTACCTTCGATAATTGTTTCTGCGGGAGCACGCCATGCATGCCGGCGCGTCGCGACATCTATACCGGCAGATATGAATTCCTTGAGCGCGGCTGGGGGCCGCTCGAGGAGGATGACATCGATCTCCCGCGCCTTGTGTCCGGACCGCCCAATCAGTCGATGGAGGTCATGAAAAAGCACGGGCATACTGTCAGCGAACTTATCACCGATCATTTCCATCTGTGGGAGCAGGGCGCCGGGAATTATCACATGGGGTATACGGGTTTTGAATTCATACGCGGGTGCGAGGCGGATAATTACCGCACCGACCCCGTCGACTTTTTCATACCCGAAGCCGACCGCCTGTACAAAATAGAACGCCATTGGCGCAACCGCCATTTCACGCAGACGAATTCGGATGAGACATTCACGGCGCGAACGTTCAAGGCAGCGGCGGGCTGGATAGAACACAATCATTCGCATAAGGATTTCTATCTGCACGTCGACTGTTTCAATCCGCATGAGCCGCTCGACCCCCCGGAAGAATACGTGAAGCTGTTCGACCCGAACGGTTATTCGGTGCCGGGATGGCAGAGCGTGTGGCCGTACGATCTCTGGAAGGGAAAGCTCACGCCGGAGCAGTTCACGAGCGTACGCGCGCGCTATGCGGCGAAGGTCGTCGAAGTGGACCGTTGGCTCGGACACTTCATGAATGCCATGGACAGGCTCGACCTTTGGAAGAATACGATGGTCATGCTCACCACCGATCACGGGACGTTCAACGGCGATCACGGCCGGACGGGGAAATTGCAGACGCATGAGTTCGATGCCGTGGGTCATATACCGTTCATCTGTGCGCATCCAACCGCACGCGGACGGCAGAGCCAGCTCGTACAGCTCGTCGATATCTTCCCCACCGTGCTTGCCGCCGCCGGGAAAAATATCCCGAAGCACATACACGGTGTGAACCTCATGCCGCTCTTCGATGACGCGGCAGCGAAGACACGTCCGTATGCCGTGATGGGGCAGTTCGGTAAAAGCGTGTCGATCACCGACGGGCAATGGATACTGCATCAAAGCCCTGTCGCGGGGAACAAGCCGCTCAACTGGTACGGGTATTCGCTCGCGAAATTCCTTCATTGCGATCTCGGTGAATTCAAGGACGGCAAACGCCCCGTATTGAACGAACGGTCATGGGATACGCCGACATGGCTTTCCGACAAAACCACCGATATGAGCGAAACCGTGGATCTCGCTGAAAAAGAGCCGCAACGTCTGGCGGCCATGCAAAGAGCGCTTGCGGACTTCATACGATCGCTCGATCTGAGAGGCGATGCGGCACGGGAGCAATGTGAACGCCTCGGGATAACACGCTGA
- the floA gene encoding flotillin-like protein FloA (flotillin-like protein involved in membrane lipid rafts) — translation MEQIIALITGIGIVPLVILLILFFIAIAIFLSFFPIGLWINAIFSGVHIPIMQLFTMRLRKIPPSLIVENKIKLSKAGIDIMTDKLEAHYLAGGNVTAVANGMIAADKAGLGLTFDKAAAIDLAGRDLVDAIKTSVTPKVIATPSIAGVAKNGIQVKATARVTVRTHINRLVGGAGEQTIIARVGEGIVATIGGSETHKEVLEMPDRISRTVLAKGLDSGTAFEILSIDIADVDVGANIGAMLQTDQAEADKKIAQAKAEERRVMAVALEQEMKARVEEMHAKVVEAESQVPLAMAEAFRKGTLGVMDYFQMKNVVADTEMRSSIAKGTDPEKK, via the coding sequence ATGGAACAGATCATCGCATTGATAACCGGCATCGGCATCGTTCCGCTCGTGATACTGCTCATCCTGTTCTTCATCGCCATCGCGATATTCCTTTCGTTCTTTCCCATCGGGCTGTGGATAAACGCGATATTCAGCGGCGTGCATATCCCCATCATGCAGCTCTTCACGATGCGGTTGAGAAAGATACCCCCCTCGCTCATCGTTGAGAACAAGATCAAACTTTCGAAGGCCGGTATTGACATCATGACCGATAAGCTCGAGGCGCATTATCTCGCGGGCGGGAATGTGACCGCTGTCGCCAACGGCATGATCGCAGCGGACAAGGCCGGTCTCGGGCTCACGTTCGACAAAGCGGCGGCCATCGACCTCGCCGGGCGCGATCTCGTCGACGCGATAAAGACATCGGTCACGCCCAAGGTCATCGCTACCCCGTCCATCGCCGGTGTGGCCAAGAACGGCATTCAGGTGAAAGCGACCGCGCGCGTTACCGTGCGCACGCATATCAACCGCCTCGTCGGCGGCGCTGGCGAACAGACCATCATCGCGCGTGTGGGCGAGGGCATCGTTGCCACCATCGGCGGATCGGAAACGCATAAGGAAGTCCTTGAGATGCCCGACCGCATATCCCGCACCGTGCTTGCGAAGGGGCTCGATTCCGGCACCGCTTTCGAGATACTTTCCATCGATATCGCGGATGTGGATGTCGGCGCGAACATCGGCGCCATGCTCCAGACCGATCAGGCGGAAGCGGACAAGAAGATAGCGCAGGCGAAAGCTGAAGAACGCCGTGTGATGGCGGTAGCGCTCGAGCAGGAAATGAAGGCGCGCGTGGAAGAGATGCATGCGAAGGTCGTGGAGGCCGAATCGCAGGTGCCGCTCGCCATGGCGGAAGCGTTCCGCAAGGGTACGCTCGGCGTCATGGATTATTTCCAGATGAAGAACGTCGTCGCCGATACTGAGATGAGAAGCTCTATCGCGAAGGGCACTGACCCCGAGAAAAAATAG